The nucleotide sequence aagcagctcagtgCAGTGTGCATTCTTTATTCCTCCTTCCACCGCCTATAAGTGATTGACCCTGAGGCACCCAGTATCATTACCACCCCTTAGTAGTGCTTCAAACAAGACATACAATTGCTAAAGTAAATTACCTCAACCCTTTCCTGcatcatggttgttgttgttgttgtttttgtgtgtgcaacagACGCTGAAAGGTATATTCGAGCAGATTACAAAAACGAATATTGCAGACCTTGTCACTTCGCTGATCATCTTGGTCATTGTGTTTGTCGTGAAAGAAGTGAATGAACGTTACAAAACCAAGCTCCCAGCACCTATCCCCATTGAACTCATTGTGGtaattgtttctctctctctctctgtttttgttgttctttaaaaggaggagggggagccaagagttatttatttatttgtttacaccaggggtcagcaaacttttgagccgggggccggtccactgtccctcagaccttgtggggggggtgtccagactatattttggaaagaagaaaaaagaacggattcctatgccccacaaataacccagagatgcattttaaataaaagcacacattctactcaagtaaaaacaggctgattcccggaccgtctgcgggccggatttagaaggcgattgggccagatccggcccccgggccttagtttgccttcccatggcTTACACGGCTGGTTCTACAAACTGATGCAAACTGTTACACTTCTGTTCAGCTCGAGGAAAATAATACTGttatacagaaagaaagaaagaaagaaagaaagaaagaaagaaagaaagaaagaaagaaagaaagaaagaaagaaaaagaaagaaagggaaaaaaagagccACCTATAATCCTCTTCGGTTGGTGTTTTCCTGGTGTATCAGGTTGTCTTTTATGAGGAAATACAGCTCATATAAAATTGCATCACACTGTAGTTAACAAACTAGGTTTAGAAAACTATGGGcacagcagaagccctgtgcaaggacttctgtttgTGCAACAGAGCTTATCCCACTGTCCCTTCCAAACACCCTGAAATTGCCTCAGGGGGCTTGGGATGCACAAAGCAGATGGAACGTTTGTCATGGTGCGACACTGAATTCCGCCCTGTGTTACAATATTTTTGACAAGGTCACTGCAAAAATGATGCCAAACTGTTATTATTGTGATGGACTACAGCAAGGTGCCAGCCCCGCTCCCCATTTCAATATACTTCAATATAGCCGGGGCTTGTTTGGCCACTTTAATGCACTCTTTATTTCTGGAGCCTCAGGTGTAATCAGCTAATATAAATGTAAGTAGCTAAGATAAATATATGACAGTATGGAGGCAAGCATTACGGCAAAGGTTTAGCAAATGGAAGACATGTCTACTCGCTAGCTGAGAAACACCTTGCTGAAATCTGATGTCTGCTACTTTGCTTCTTTCCAGACTGTCATCGCAACTGGGTTATCCTATGGTTGTGATTTCAAAGGGAAATTCAAGGTAGACACTGTTGGAAAGCTTGAAAAGGGGTAAGTACACCCTATTCTTGAACGGGAATGGTATTGCCACAAATTTCAGATAAAAAGCTTTTCATTCCAAGCGAAGTTGTGGGGAACGTATTTACCACACCTTCACCCAAATATAGAAGGACTGTCAAAGGACAGTTAAAATGCTTTGTAATGGGTCCTGAGCTAGGAGAAGAAGGgtagaagaagaatttggatttgatatcccgctttatcactaccctaaggagtctcaaagcggctaacattctcctttcccttcctcccccacaacaaacactctgtgaggtgagtggggctgagagacttcagagaagtgtgactagcccaaggtcacccagcagctgcatgtggaggagcggagacgcgaacccggttcaccagattacgagtctaccgctcttaaccactacaccacactgagctatAAGCCAGTCATCCCTGAGTTTGATGGGAGGTATTAATATGACCAGTCACcttcagaacaaaaaaaaaattcaccatcTCCAGTGGTATTCTTCAGAAGGAGTTCTCTGGAGGCTTTCTAGTCTTGGGgtttattttcaaataaacagaCTGAGGCTATCTGGAGGCACAACTTAAGCAATTTAGTAGACAGCCCAAGCCTACTTGCTCCCACACAGGATCTCCAGAGGGTGatagccagccccccccccaatgcattacagtggtgccttggatctcaaacttaatccattccagaagtctgttccaaaaccaaagcattccaaatctaaggcgcgctttcccatagaaagtaatgcaaaacggatcaatccgttccagacttttaaaaacaacccctaaaacagcaatttaacatgaattttaccatccaacaagaccattgatctgtcaaatgaaagcaatacacaatgtactgcagtcacacaatcaatcaatcaatcaatcagtagctgaactgtgttgcacacagtcacaaaaacaaaacaaaaaagccgcaaaaacaaaaacgcaaaagaaaaagccaaaacagacagaactcagtgtaacactcaaaacggaagcgtggcactcaaaatggagcatgtctggcttctgaaaaaagtttgcaaacttagtgtttgggttccacttagtgtttgggttccaagttgtttgagtaccaaggcgtttgagaaccaaggcaccacagTAGACTGTTATCTCACAGGGCCCGAtgctttgctttcctcttctctgttACTCCCTGGGGCCATCTTGTTTTCTGACCCAAACTACTGtttgtagtgtggtgtagtggttaagagtggtagactcgtaatctggggaaccgggttcgtgtctccgctcctccacatgcagctgctcggtgaccttgggctagtcacacttctcagccctactcacctcatagagtgtttgttgtgggggaggaagggaaaggagaatgttagacgctttgagactccttcgggtagtgaaaagcaggatatcaaatccaaactcttcttctattgtTTCTTTTCACACGGAGACGGAAGTACTGTATATCCTCCTTAGCTGGAGGTGGAAGGAAAGAGACAAAGGGAAGTGTCATTTCAGAAGCATCCAGTTATGTCCTAGCCATTCATAATAACAATTACAAAAGCCCCCCttgaggaaggggagaggggagagccaTTCTTATCATAGcatagaacatatctgctgctgtcGCTTCCAGTCCTGCTGATGGTGGTTCATAGTGGGGGTGGctatggaagctcaggctcaTTGACCAGCATTAAGAGATAGCAAAAATGGAGTCCATTCACTCTGTCCTGTCCATATTAAAGTCAGTTACACCTGCAAACACTGTACATTGTGCtgtatgtgacacacacacacacacacacacacacacggaggcaGTAAATCACATCTTTCTTAACATGCTAAAAAAGTTATTCATGCCCTGCTTTTTTAAACCCCCCTCTGACCTTTACTTTCAGGTTTCAGGCTCCCTTTTCACCAGATATAAGTATCTTTGAAAGCTGTGTGGGTGACGGTATCGCTATTGCGATCGTTGGCTTTGCTGTGGCCTTTTCAGTGGCGAAGGTATATTCCATAAAGCACGATTACCCCATCGATGCTAACCAGGTAAGCGATCGCTGCAGGTGCCAGTTCTACATTTAAATAACCTAGCGATGTTTAGGATATTGAGAGGAATGTgaatactttggaagaaaacaaataaattgcCAGAGAAAGAAGGGTTAGGAAATGCCTTGTCTGGTCATAAAATAGAAATATCCTTTTGGTATTTTTGAAGGAATTAATCGCCTTTGGAATAGGCAATGTCTTTGGCGGTGTGTTCAAAGGATTTGCTGCAAGCACTTCGCTGTCCAGGTCGGGTGTGCAGGAAAGCACAGGAGGCAAAACACAGGTAGGTATTGGACAAGCCGACATCTTGGACTAACTGAATTCGAGAAAGCAGTATTCTAGGATGCAGACTGACAATGAGCTTTTCTCATGCAGGTTGCTGGACTCCTCTCAGCTGTCATTGTCTTGATTGTCATCTTGGCCATAGGTCATCTTTTGGAACCACTGCAGAAGGTACGGACTTCTATGTGCATAACAGCCGTTCAACAAAGGatgccattcttttcttttttttaaggaatttattCAATTTTCCATAAGaagtaacaaaagaaaaaattacaatacaaacatacaaatacaaaaagagaaagaaaaacattgaAAAATCATACAGAAGCATTAAGAAAAAAttcaaataaagaaaaagaaaaagaaacatttatctattatcttaatcttattttaaatcttcttcctgggacttcccccgtcctctcaaCAGTGTTCAGTTCTAaattactttagtaactttgtaactattttgcaATCATTCACCATAATTATTCAAATTCCAATATCATCCTATCTTATTTCTGTAGAAATTAGTTATATATTCATTACTtcaaatacaaacaacaacatctTAACTTCTTATTTACTATTCTAATCTAACATTACATAGCTAtcacctattatattcactgatttcacttcaaatatctaacttttcacgatacttcaaatagtccttaaatttcttccaatcttcttccaccttctccaccctctggtctcggagtttcccggtcagttctgcaagttccatGTAGTCTAttagtttcatctgccagtcttctaGCGTTggaagctcttcacctttccagtttttagcaatcaaaattctagcagctgctgtggcatacataaaaaacactctgtctttcctggatatctcatggttggttatgcccaacaggaaggcctctggtttcttagaaaaggtgtatttcaacactcttttgagctcattataaattttctcccagaattccATCACccttgggcacgtccaccacatgtgatagaaggtaccttccactttcttacatttccagcactcatTACTTAAACAGCCGTTCAACAAAGGATGCCATTCTTTTCAATGGGACGGAACAAAAATCGTAGCATCATCAGTGGAACCTAATGCCATGCTTGCCAGATATTTCCCAGATCTGGGACAGTAATTTTCTGTGCAAGGAGTTACCTGGTAGCAGGAAAGCAAGGCTCCAAAATGGCCAACATTTTTTCACTTCCCGAGCTAGAGAATAAAAATGACGCCCCAATTCCCAATAACAATGGTAATAGTAAAATAACCGGCAACTTGCCATATCTTAATGCCCCAAATTGCCACCTGGGGCAGCAGCAACTTTGCTCTGCCTAACAGTATAGGTGTTTCTATTGGGGTCTATATGGTTTACTTGACatgtacaccatacatttaaatcaaatctatATCGCTTTACTGGTCatggctccctccccccaaacccggaatcttaggaactgtagtttactccttgcagagctacaaatcccagcaccccaaacaaactgaagttcccagaattctttggggggtatGAACTTTAAATCTCTGGTGTGGATGGAACACCTAGTCTCATCACAGGATTTTAGAGAGAATCAAGGCCCTTCTATAGAATAATTAAGTGTGTAAGAAGGTCTCtcatctccattttttaaaaaaagtattgttgGGTTATTCTGACCTTGCTTAATATTTTAGCACTTTCCTCATCGTGGATTGAGGAAAACAGTGCAAGCAAGTTGAAAAAAAGAGCAAGTTGAAAAAAGGTATATTTGGTGCCACTATTTTTTTCCTCATGGTGAATATTTCATGTTGCAGTATATGTATTACACACAGTGAAGTTTGACATCATAGTGGTGGAAGCAAGCAAGGAGGAAACAGGGGAGAGAAACAGCACAGCATTTTAGTACACACAGTactatcccccccccatctgaccTTAAACATGGgtctcagctatacagctgcaaatataatgttttaagtgcattttaaatgcattatacaaatgtgacattaggtggcaatggtgagcttatggcaaattacaaatatttttcaaaaagctttttttttaaaagcaattccacagcgttttttttattaaaaaaaatgtgtctagattccaccatgaagtccattttgttttctcattgACAGTCAGTCCTTGCAGCTTTGGCTCTGGGCAATTTAAAGGGAATGCTGATGCAGTTCAAGGAGATCAAGATTTTGTGGGGCAAGGACAAATACGACTGCGTAAGTATCCGTAACAACAGAAACCTCGCTGTGAAAGACTCTTGAAATCCCTCCTTTAAAACTGATTGTGAAAGATGGTTATTCAGAAAATTGTTGCCTTTTGAGTTTCGTCAGACAGAACAAGGATttatgacatggggggggggcataaatgttgtgaggatcctatgcccttttaaaatgtgggtttttgagGTGaggggtttattgggttgttattgtatttttgactatgtattttgtggttttatattttgatttcatTCTGTGAGACCTCCATGTAtagggcagaataataataataataataataataataataataataataatatgcactcATTGGCTCCCTTTTAGCGagctttgttttatatttgttaggAGAAATGCTGCACAAATCCATAGCACCCACTGAGTGCAACTGCACATATTCAATAGAATTGTGTCCATGATATCTGGTTGTTCAATATCTATCTATTTTCTCAGCTTATCTGGATCGTGACCTTCCTTGCTGGCATCTTACTGGGTCTGGATCTTGGGTTGGCAGCTGGAATAGGATTCGAACTCCTCACTGTTATATTCCGTGCACAATTGTGAGTCCATCTTCCCAACTTGTCAGATTCATATActaataattattaatttaataataataataattaaaaatgcaatccATACAgttaaatcattaaaaaaaaagattaacagCCAAAAGACAGGCGTAGCGTGGGGGGTGCCGTGGCATTGGAGCCTGGCTCCGTGACAGAAGGAACTGCACCTTAGCTGTGGCGCTTGTTCCTATGATGGCAATCAGCTAGCTTTAATAGTATGTGGTCACATTCACTGCTTTCTCCGGGGTGcacgtatttttccgtgtataacacacccccaattaagaaaatggggggggggattgcctggacttgttgagcttttttccatttgatttttctatttgttttTCAGTCCAAAATGCACAGTTTTGGCTAATGTTGGAAGAAGCGACATCTACAGAAACAGGAAGGATTATAGAGATGTAAGAACCTGATTCTTGGCTGCAGTAGTTAGCGTCTGCCTGTTGATTTTGAAACGATGTGCTAAACTAATGTGCATATTTTTTGCCTAGATATATGAGCCAGAGGGAGTGAAAATTTTCAGGTGCCCATCCCCAATCTTCTTTGCTAATATTGAATTCTTCAAGGACAAATTAACTGCAGCGGTAAgcatattgttatagatttggggaGGAGACCCCctgaaaccctagaaattaataaatgggagGATTTtgattatagtggtaccttggttctcgaatggcttggctcctgaatgctgtaaacccgaaagtaagtgttccggtttttgaacgttttttcagaagccaaatgtctaatacggcttctgcttgagtgcaggaagctcctgcagccaatcggaagtcgcgccttggttttagaacggttctgggagttgaacagactcctggaacagattaatttcgagaaccaaggtaccactgtatttgggatGTAAAAGGAGAAATACAAgatgcagaggaattcctggaatagcctatgcaaaatgacctggccatgctagggccattaagaaacaagaCATGGCCATTGAggaccattggcaatgcaagagaactctTTCCCCCTTGCTCTGAGGTGTGAACAAAGACTGGGAATTTGGGTGGTTCCCTGGTTAACCGGGTGAATAAGTCATATTTCTTAAATCTACAATAGTCTCCGCTGTGTTTCAATTCTCCAAaagaacacagaccctgggtgagtgcccaTAACCCCTAGGAATCTAGGAGAGAGTGGGGGAGGCACCCAACAATATTACTGGTGATAATTCCTTAACAGAAATTATTTTTCATGTAATATTGGATATATTAGACAGTGAACCAAGAGCTAGATCTATGCAGCTATTAAAAAACGCTCTGAAAACGCTCTGCAAAAAACGGTTGGGAAGCTCACAACTGAAAATAGCATTGAGTTGTGACTTCAGCTCTACGGTGCcgtctggtgtcacagtgttataacgcatttatAATGGTGTATTTTGACTAACGTAGCTGAGCGCAAGGTGCATATAACACTCAGAACTTACCAGAGCGGTGAATTTAACAAGCTAAACCAAAGCAAATCAAATGTTTCAGGTTGGGTTTAAGCCACTGAGGGTGCTACGGAAGCGCAACAAAGCTCTGAGGAAAATCAGAAGGATGCTGAAGAAAGGGGAGCTTCAAGTCACACCTGTAAGTATCCTGCAGACCTCTCACTTAATTCACAAGTGTCTCATCCCAGTTAACAAATCATTTTTTGAAAGTCACTGGGGCTACAGAGGGCTCACAAATAttacatatacagtggacgctcggatTGCGAACaagatccgtgcgggaggcacgttcgcagcccgcagcgtctgtaacccacggcgctgcgtctgcgcacgcgcgggttgTGATTtggcgcgtctgcgcatgtgcaagtgtcgaaacctggaagtaacccgttccagtacttccaggttcggcgcggtgcacaacccAAAAACATACAACCTAAAGcatccgtaacccgaggtatgactgtattcaaaATAAGTAGGCATCAGCGGTATACTTAGGTGTAAGACACATGCCAGGCTGCCATCAAGTGATACAATGCCACTGGCCATGTTCAGTAATGCTATTTTACCACAAGAGAGGGAAAGCGACAGTTTTTGGAGTATTCCTGAGATCATAAAAGGTTGACAGCTGAAGAAAGTGCCTGTATAAACCTGTACAAATTGACATACTTTTGAATTAAAactaagatttctttaaaaaaaacaaaccctaagaAATCTCTTTGAGTGGGGTGTGCAACATTTTTTCCTGTCCAGGATCACGTTCCTTCATGAATAATCTATTTGGGGTTGCTCCAGGTTAACTAATCTGGAACGTGGACCAATTGCCTACTACTCTGAAAAAGCCTACCATTTTGTTCTCAGCCGGTGGGAAAATATACTTCTACTAAGTCATTATCATGACCAgcaatatttttttacaaaatattatacacacacacacacacacaaatactgccAACTGTTCTGAAGCTACCGTAAGTAGGAAGTAGGTggaaggacattaaaaaaaaatagggaaaaCAAGGAGAAaatgaacaggaaggaaggaactctTATGTGACTGAAGAACAGACCGGCTTTAGGAGGCATTGGGAGCGGCATAAAATGAAGTTTGGAGCTGCATGTTGCTCCCCTGAACCACTGATCCTATTTAGAGCCTAGAAATCACAAAAAAATAGTGCCTGGAACCCTATGCTTTCTCTTTCTCACTTACGTTCTTCTAAGATTTACAAACCATTACTATCTTAAAGAATTTCTCTCTCATTCCTGTTTCCCAGCAACTTATGGGTAAACAGAACCGGCAGTCCAGTGTGCTACGTTACCTTTTCGTTAAAAATTGGTATTCTTATCATTTTCTTCCTTTGATACAGAAAGGCTTGATTTGCACTGTTAATGGCATAAGCGACTCCGACGAAGAGCTGGACAACAACAGCATTGAAGAACTGGACCAGCCCACAGATACCAGAGACTTGCCAGTTCAGATAGACTGGAACTCAGACCTTCCTCCCAACATCATCGTTCCGAAAATCGACACACACAGCGTCATCCTTGATTTCTCGGCAGTGTCATTTCTTGATGTTTCTGCTTTGAGAGTCCTTGGAGAGGTAATTGTCCTCCGTACATCTTCCAGCCAACAAGTGTAAAGctaattattcattcatttttattgcatttgcgTCTCACATTCACTCTAAGAACCCCAAAGCACAGTGTACATTGGGGGtatttttctgcccccccccccttttcgtaATGCACACTACAAACCTGTGAGATAGGTTGGACTGATAAATGGTGAACAACCGAATTTAGTCCAAGTAACAATTTCAACCTGAGcttcccaagtcctagtctgacattatacaggtgaaactcgaaaaattagaatatcgtggaaaggttcatttctttcagtaattcaacttaaaaggtgaaactaatatatgagatagactcatgacatgtaaagcgagatatgtcaagcctttgtttgttataattgtgatgattatggcgtacagctgatgagaaccccaaattaacaatctcaacttgggggttttcatcagctggactccataatcatcacaattataacaaacaaaggcctgacatatctcgctttgcatgtcatgattctatctcatatattaaactccagtagctaatgaaaacaattgcttacataaatggacttttccacgatattctaatttttcgagtttcacctgtaccacACTGGAACAAAATACATGTTTATTCTGCATAGCTCATTCAATGGACAAAAACTTGTAACCCTAAAGAGCTACAGAACAGGCATGTTTTAGAAATCCATTGATTGCTTGCATTCTTCAGGACATGTCAGATCTCACCACATGGCAAGAGGGGGTGAGAAACCAGGCAAAGTTACCAGTATATGAAAGTGACAGGCAAAAGTTGACTTTACTGTGTCAAACACAAATGTGAAAATCCAACCTAAAattactacagtcgtaccttggaagtcaaatggaatccgttccagaagtccattcgacttccaaaatgtttgaaaaccaaaacgcagcttctcattggctgcaggaagctcctgcagccaatcagaagccatggaagccccaccagacattcggcttcaaaaaaataataattcaaaaaccggaacactcacgtTTGGGTTTCGATAGTTCGGGAGATAGTTTGGTTCatgatccaaggtacgactgtatactgtAGCAATAAGACACAGCATGCATATATTACTTGGATGTGTTCAAACCACATTGCGCAAGTTATTTCATTAATCCTGTATGGAAAGCCAGAATTACCATCCAAATATTGCAGACAGGAatgggagagtggggggggggaactctgaaGTTTGGAAGTGGTGACTTGCTTACGGTCACCTAGTAAGCTTGTGAAAGAAGCAAACGTTTAACAGTTCATCCTGCCGTCAACCTATCTGTAAATTTCTCATTTAACAGACTTTGAAAGAATTTGTCCGGATTGATGTGGATGTATATATTGTGGGTGCACACGGTAAGTTGAACCCGTTCTATTTTTGATTATTTAAAGAACAGCAGTGGCATGCTCAAAGTTTGTGTCTTATCTTAAGTCTGTCCCTAAAATGATAAAAGTACTTACTTAAGCATTATTCCCAGAAATTTCAGTGGCGCTTTTTCTCCAGTTGTACGAGTGATGAACACAGTGTAGcctgccagggccgtcttaaccataggCACCAGGGGTGCTGGGCACCTGGGTGCCAGggtctcaggggtgccaggccaagagtctggggcccgagagttggagtccgggcgGGGAAGAGCCTGTCAGTCGGTCAGAGTACGtgatgggctcttctgctgtgggtggcCCTGCAATGTGAGTTCGAGGGTGAGCAAGCCAGCGAGGCGCTGAGGCGGCTggccggctccaccctcctgcgtgcctgggattggcgtagggccaTGGAGAGGCCTGCCTAGCGCACACTGCTTACACCACGAGGCGCCCGGCTACACTCAGTTTCCAACGCCGATGCCTCGGACTGGTTTGTTGTGCTGGGCTCCTTATGTTTCCTGTTTGTGGGCAACCTGGGGGGAGgtgccgggcggatctttgcaccccggcgccacatatgcttaagacggccctgagcctGGCACCCCAATCTTAAATATAGTTACTCAGAAATAGATCTCAGCTACTTACAGTACGCAGTTAGAAGAATTTCCCCAGAGGCTATCTATATTTTAAGTTTCAGGGTCACATGGAGTACTCTTTGTTTTGTACCAAATGACATCAATGTTAAACCAAGGCCCTGTGGAGTTTGGGGTGATGTTGCCTGACGTAGAAAGACAGGCCACAGCTGACAATAAGCAATTAAAACTGAATCTTAGGAGTCGCTCATAGGAGTAAGCCTGACTTTTTGAGATACCAGCTGATCTGCTCTGGCCTGTTAGTGTAAAGAGATTTCCTTGCTATGGAGGCTTATCTACCTAGAGCTTCTTGGCAAAGCAAGATGGGTGCATCCCTGCCTATCATCTCTCCGGTTGCCAGTTCCAAAATCTACTGCCAGCTTGACTCCTGACAATCGGTGTCAGGTGCTGGGTTTGCCTCTCTGCTTGTTTCAAAGCGAAACATTTCCGAAAGTGAAGAGTTGGGAACAGGAAGCCCGCGACCAAGTTCCTGAATCTGAAATAAAATATGTTAAATAAATTGGAATGTTGTCCTTGAGATTTTTTTACTAACCTTTTTCCTGACTTGGaaacctgttttcttttcccctccaGATGGCGTTCTGGATAAACTGGAAAGATGTGGATTTTTTGATGATGAAATTAAGCCGTCCATGTTTTTCCTCACCATCCATGATGCAGTTTTATACATATTGCTAAAAAAGGACATTGAGCTCAGCGCACCAAAGTACAAACCCAATATGGTAAGAAATATGCTGCAGTAAATGCTCTTTGCTTGGGCAAACATATTACCTTTCGTTCGTATTAGAAACCACAGCTGTACATTTGCATATAGGTAGGTTTCTAAGACCATCCCTCCATCCatagtaccgtatatacccgagtataagccgacccgaatataaaccgaggcacctaattttcccacaaaaacctgggaaagcttattgactcaagtataagccggttcacctttgccgctgtggaggaggaggaggaacgggcagcccaaaagcaaccctttgggctgctccttcctcttcttcctttgccaagtttgcatttatgcaagcagt is from Lacerta agilis isolate rLacAgi1 chromosome 10, rLacAgi1.pri, whole genome shotgun sequence and encodes:
- the SLC26A3 gene encoding chloride anion exchanger, whose amino-acid sequence is MVEPVGNQYVVARPLYSDLAFDEEHQKVPRYHKNFVDHLRACFSCTPQKAKKVAFNLLPVISWLPTYRFKDWILSDIVSGISTGLVAVLQGLAFALLVNIPPGYGLYAAFFPVIIYFFFGSSRHISVGPFPVLSLMVGGAVIRIVPDPVSNSTLANSTLMDEINQKRVVVAASVTVLAGIFQLLLGVLRVGFIVIYLSQSLISGFTTAAAIHVVVSQLKFIFQLTVPGYNVPLGIIWTLKGIFEQITKTNIADLVTSLIILVIVFVVKEVNERYKTKLPAPIPIELIVTVIATGLSYGCDFKGKFKVDTVGKLEKGFQAPFSPDISIFESCVGDGIAIAIVGFAVAFSVAKVYSIKHDYPIDANQELIAFGIGNVFGGVFKGFAASTSLSRSGVQESTGGKTQVAGLLSAVIVLIVILAIGHLLEPLQKSVLAALALGNLKGMLMQFKEIKILWGKDKYDCLIWIVTFLAGILLGLDLGLAAGIGFELLTVIFRAQFPKCTVLANVGRSDIYRNRKDYRDIYEPEGVKIFRCPSPIFFANIEFFKDKLTAAVGFKPLRVLRKRNKALRKIRRMLKKGELQVTPKGLICTVNGISDSDEELDNNSIEELDQPTDTRDLPVQIDWNSDLPPNIIVPKIDTHSVILDFSAVSFLDVSALRVLGETLKEFVRIDVDVYIVGAHDGVLDKLERCGFFDDEIKPSMFFLTIHDAVLYILLKKDIELSAPKYKPNMEKEGKDHYIINTNGLRSQEFMAPSETKF